A stretch of Aeromicrobium tamlense DNA encodes these proteins:
- the glf gene encoding UDP-galactopyranose mutase: MTDVLVVGSGFFGLTVAEQLANDPGLTVHVIDRRSHLGGNAYSEAEPTTGIEVHRYGAHLFHTSNERVWEYVNRFTTFTGYRHHVYSTYRGEVYPLPINLGTINQFTRSSMGPDEARAWVAEQAGIGLSGGAAAATNLEEKAISLIGRPLYEAFIRGYTAKQWQTDPTALSADIITRLPVRYTYDNRYFNDTYEGLPTDGYTAWLERMADHPNITIGLDTDFFDESQPFNKAATVGQLPVVYTGPLDRYFDHAHGPLGWRTLDFESEVLPIGDFQGTPVMNYADEEIPYTRIHEFRHFHPERDYPSDATVIMREFSRFATAGTDDEPYYPVNTADDRTALKAYRELTAGESDVHFGGRLGTYQYLDMHMAIASALSMVDNVLRPGLVRG, translated from the coding sequence ATGACTGACGTCCTCGTCGTCGGGTCGGGCTTCTTCGGCCTCACCGTGGCCGAGCAGCTGGCGAACGACCCCGGTCTCACGGTGCACGTCATCGACCGCCGCTCGCACCTGGGCGGCAACGCCTACAGCGAGGCCGAGCCCACCACCGGCATCGAGGTGCACCGCTACGGCGCGCACCTGTTCCACACCTCCAACGAGCGCGTGTGGGAGTACGTCAACCGCTTCACGACCTTCACGGGCTACCGCCACCACGTCTACTCGACGTACCGCGGCGAGGTGTACCCGCTGCCGATCAACCTCGGCACCATCAACCAGTTCACCCGCTCGTCGATGGGACCCGACGAGGCCCGTGCGTGGGTGGCCGAGCAGGCCGGCATCGGCCTGTCGGGCGGCGCCGCCGCGGCGACGAACCTCGAGGAGAAGGCGATCAGCCTGATCGGGCGGCCGCTCTACGAGGCGTTCATCCGCGGATACACGGCCAAGCAGTGGCAGACCGACCCCACCGCGCTCTCGGCGGACATCATCACCCGGCTGCCCGTGCGGTACACGTACGACAACCGCTACTTCAACGACACGTACGAGGGCCTGCCGACCGACGGCTACACGGCGTGGCTCGAGCGCATGGCCGACCACCCGAACATCACGATCGGCCTCGACACCGACTTCTTCGACGAGTCCCAGCCGTTCAACAAGGCGGCCACCGTCGGGCAGCTGCCGGTGGTCTACACCGGCCCGCTCGACCGCTACTTCGACCACGCCCACGGCCCTCTCGGCTGGCGCACGCTCGACTTCGAGTCCGAGGTGCTGCCGATCGGCGACTTCCAGGGCACGCCGGTGATGAACTACGCCGACGAGGAGATCCCGTACACGCGGATCCACGAGTTCCGGCACTTCCACCCCGAGCGCGACTACCCGTCCGACGCCACCGTGATCATGCGCGAGTTCAGCCGCTTCGCGACCGCCGGCACCGACGACGAGCCGTACTACCCCGTCAACACCGCCGACGACCGCACGGCGCTGAAGGCCTATCGCGAGCTCACGGCCGGCGAGTCCGACGTGCACTTCGGCGGGCGCCTGGGCACCTACCAGTACCTCGACATGCACATGGCGATCGCGTCGGCGCTCTCGATGGTCGACAACGTCCTGAGGCCGGGGCTCGTCCGTGGCTGA
- a CDS encoding glycosyltransferase: protein MSSTTSPLAIAIVTFNRSALLDELLQSASTMTTAPDRIVVVDNASTDDTQEVVTRWQAKLGPDVLVNHRMETNTGGAGGFSEGTKVALELGAEWVWLMDDDVEILPDALERFAPWMERFKVIHGRRYDVDGTPFYWQAKFNQFLGVPLPYSVRTFNTDGYAVTNSGTFEGMLVHADVVRRIGLPDPRFFISWDDAIYAWLASLETEVVYVDEFVLQKKREQKQVSLGVRHLNDSSPLAKYHVMRNRAYVGRYFAEHGRLNKPGFALGTALTFAKEIVRLIVVERSFKGFSSLVKGWRDGRRIWADRTWQPMPALEGGTHD from the coding sequence GTGAGTTCGACGACCAGCCCTCTCGCGATCGCCATCGTCACGTTCAACCGCTCCGCCCTGCTCGACGAGCTGCTGCAGAGCGCCTCCACGATGACGACCGCGCCCGATCGCATCGTCGTCGTCGACAACGCGAGCACCGACGACACGCAGGAGGTCGTCACCCGCTGGCAGGCGAAGCTCGGCCCTGACGTGCTGGTGAACCACCGCATGGAGACCAACACCGGCGGCGCCGGCGGCTTCAGCGAGGGCACCAAGGTCGCCCTCGAGCTGGGCGCCGAGTGGGTCTGGCTGATGGACGACGACGTCGAGATCCTCCCCGACGCCCTCGAGCGCTTCGCGCCCTGGATGGAGCGGTTCAAGGTCATCCACGGCCGCCGCTATGACGTCGACGGCACCCCCTTCTACTGGCAGGCCAAGTTCAACCAGTTCCTCGGCGTGCCGCTGCCCTACTCGGTGCGCACCTTCAACACCGACGGCTACGCCGTCACCAACTCCGGCACCTTCGAGGGCATGCTCGTGCACGCCGACGTCGTGCGCCGGATCGGACTGCCCGATCCCCGCTTCTTCATCTCGTGGGACGACGCGATCTACGCGTGGCTCGCCTCGCTGGAGACCGAGGTCGTCTACGTCGACGAGTTCGTGCTGCAGAAGAAGCGCGAGCAGAAGCAGGTCAGCCTCGGCGTGCGGCACCTCAACGACTCCAGCCCGCTGGCGAAGTACCACGTCATGCGGAACCGGGCCTACGTCGGCCGCTACTTCGCCGAGCACGGCCGCCTGAACAAGCCGGGCTTCGCCCTCGGCACCGCGCTCACGTTCGCCAAGGAGATCGTCCGGCTCATCGTGGTCGAGCGCTCCTTCAAGGGCTTCTCCTCCCTGGTGAAGGGCTGGCGCGACGGCCGGAGGATCTGGGCCGACCGCACGTGGCAGCCGATGCCCGCGCTGGAGGGCGGCACGCATGACTGA
- a CDS encoding collagen-binding domain-containing protein: MALRTAGRALAVVGILTTATGAGLWSTSPAWAVGPVNPVVVDSADPANANFLIFVEGDAILEADEAEGTMAVGGDVTFRRNYNVLAGAASTPQDVALYVGGGLTFPAAGSGAILRIIGGQARVMDDSTYDAFVGGPGAVAVPQGQTADYIPRLEVQTAQTVAEFTQPVPEVDFDGAFEQYRTLSTEIGACVENVTLTSANGDPLTRPVPVGQQAYVSLTAGTTNVLNLTSAELDGLTSITFNDPRPGPGTPLVINVTGDFDGSMPNLAGIGGANAPFILWNFPDATSLQIENSDTLEGTIYAPRADLDWYAHGNIEGNVIARSFDHLSFAGRTVREVHDFPFQGVIDCEPATQPTTEPTTEPTTEPTTEPTTEPTTEPTTEPTTEPTSEPTTVPTTTPTTVPTTQPTAIDSDGDTTDDDAYYWSSGGTTGGGSGLASTGGPGPGLVAGGAVATVAGLLLLALSGRSRARRPSAPRRP, from the coding sequence GTGGCGCTGCGCACCGCTGGTCGAGCACTCGCCGTCGTCGGGATCCTGACGACGGCGACCGGTGCGGGCCTGTGGAGCACGAGTCCCGCGTGGGCCGTCGGGCCGGTCAATCCGGTCGTGGTCGACTCCGCCGATCCGGCCAACGCCAACTTCCTGATCTTCGTCGAGGGCGACGCCATCCTCGAGGCCGACGAGGCCGAGGGCACGATGGCCGTCGGCGGCGACGTGACGTTCCGCCGCAACTACAACGTCCTGGCAGGGGCGGCGTCGACTCCGCAGGACGTCGCGCTCTACGTCGGGGGAGGGCTCACGTTCCCGGCCGCCGGCTCCGGCGCGATCCTGCGGATCATCGGGGGCCAGGCCCGGGTGATGGACGACTCCACCTACGACGCGTTCGTCGGCGGTCCCGGTGCGGTCGCGGTGCCGCAGGGCCAGACGGCCGACTACATCCCGCGCCTCGAGGTCCAGACGGCGCAGACCGTCGCGGAGTTCACGCAGCCCGTGCCCGAGGTGGACTTCGACGGCGCTTTCGAGCAGTACCGCACGCTGTCCACCGAGATCGGCGCGTGCGTCGAGAACGTCACCCTCACCAGTGCGAACGGCGATCCGCTCACGCGGCCCGTGCCCGTCGGACAGCAGGCCTACGTGTCGCTGACCGCCGGCACCACCAACGTGCTCAACCTGACCTCCGCCGAGCTCGACGGCCTGACGAGCATCACGTTCAACGACCCGCGGCCGGGCCCCGGGACGCCGCTCGTGATCAACGTGACGGGCGACTTCGACGGGTCCATGCCGAACCTCGCGGGGATCGGCGGCGCGAACGCGCCGTTCATCCTGTGGAACTTCCCCGACGCGACGTCGCTGCAGATCGAGAACTCCGACACCCTCGAGGGCACGATCTACGCCCCGCGCGCCGACCTCGACTGGTACGCGCACGGCAACATCGAGGGCAACGTCATCGCGCGCAGCTTCGACCACCTCAGCTTCGCCGGGCGCACGGTGCGTGAGGTGCACGACTTCCCGTTCCAGGGAGTGATCGACTGCGAGCCGGCCACGCAGCCCACGACCGAGCCGACGACGGAGCCCACCACCGAGCCCACGACGGAGCCCACCACCGAGCCCACGACGGAGCCGACCACGGAGCCGACCACGGAGCCGACGAGCGAGCCCACCACCGTCCCGACCACGACGCCGACCACCGTCCCGACCACCCAGCCGACGGCGATCGACTCGGACGGCGACACGACTGACGACGACGCGTACTACTGGAGCTCCGGCGGCACCACGGGCGGTGGCTCGGGCCTGGCGTCCACCGGCGGTCCCGGGCCGGGACTCGTGGCCGGGGGAGCGGTGGCCACCGTCGCCGGCCTGCTGCTCCTGGCGCTCAGCGGTAGATCGCGCGCTCGGCGTCCGAGCGCTCCACGAAGGCCGTGA
- a CDS encoding CDP-glycerol glycerophosphotransferase family protein: MASPAHFVRALVTRLGRSSELPGLLLVNGTILLALLLVVLDLDLAAVIALLVSTAAEWWLERRSPVSSMLLRQASAGPPLRFALRVIVAAVASTQFADGPALHAFLLVTLLMITVLCVRALHAEYRRIGPLKPMRTRHIPGDTYIEEEPQSRPLLVTVAQLGALAPAVLGAPWWAVLAVGAAAVALVLAGTVPELLTSWRMRTAKRATGFTPQLSAVQQFIDEYRPEVVVHLSGPDTAAYQINTWIEALEALDQRVMVVLRDHPLFERMAASKLPTLSLPAPGELLMLDFSTVKVALYPANTGNNIHLLRLPTMMSAFIGHGDSDKSASNNPFSRVYDELWVAGEAGADRYRRSGMHIPEDQFRFVGRPQVHAIEPTPRIGEQEIPTVLYAPTWEGVNQHQEYSSLRAIGVQLIDALLADGSVRVVYKPHPFTGQRDAKYRVAHAVISRRLDDAKARTGIDHRVVTGGSLTGWMNQSTALVSDISSVLSDWLAGEKPYAVFNHEGSSTKQFREDYPSSAAATILGAQATGVEELLDVVTGRGPDLLAEYRSKLATYLLGSPEQRTLEAFRAAVTAFVERSDAERAIYR, from the coding sequence ATGGCTTCCCCGGCGCATTTCGTCCGTGCCCTCGTGACGCGTCTGGGTCGCAGCTCGGAGCTTCCGGGCCTGCTGCTGGTCAACGGAACGATCCTGCTGGCCCTGCTGCTCGTGGTCCTCGACCTCGACCTGGCCGCCGTGATCGCCCTGCTCGTGTCCACCGCCGCCGAGTGGTGGCTCGAGCGCCGCTCCCCCGTCTCCTCGATGCTGCTGAGGCAGGCGTCGGCGGGCCCGCCGCTGCGGTTCGCCCTGCGCGTCATCGTCGCCGCGGTCGCCTCCACGCAGTTCGCCGACGGCCCCGCCCTGCACGCGTTCCTGCTCGTCACGCTGCTCATGATCACGGTGCTGTGCGTGCGCGCGCTGCACGCCGAGTACCGCCGCATCGGCCCCCTCAAGCCGATGCGCACGCGGCACATCCCCGGCGACACGTACATCGAGGAGGAGCCGCAGAGCCGCCCGCTCCTGGTCACCGTCGCCCAGCTCGGCGCCCTCGCGCCGGCCGTGCTCGGCGCCCCGTGGTGGGCCGTCCTGGCCGTCGGAGCCGCGGCCGTGGCGCTCGTGCTGGCGGGCACCGTGCCCGAGCTGCTCACCAGCTGGCGGATGCGCACGGCCAAGCGTGCCACCGGCTTCACGCCCCAGCTCTCGGCCGTCCAGCAGTTCATCGACGAGTACCGGCCCGAGGTGGTGGTCCACCTGTCCGGACCCGACACCGCGGCCTACCAGATCAACACGTGGATCGAGGCGCTCGAGGCGCTCGACCAGCGGGTCATGGTGGTCCTGCGCGACCACCCGCTGTTCGAGAGGATGGCGGCCTCGAAGCTGCCCACGCTCTCGCTGCCGGCTCCCGGCGAGCTGCTCATGCTCGACTTCTCGACGGTCAAGGTGGCGCTCTACCCGGCCAACACCGGCAACAACATCCACCTGCTGCGGCTGCCCACGATGATGAGCGCCTTCATCGGCCACGGCGACAGCGACAAGAGCGCCTCGAACAACCCGTTCTCACGGGTCTACGACGAGCTCTGGGTGGCGGGCGAGGCCGGCGCCGACCGGTACCGCCGGTCCGGCATGCACATCCCCGAGGACCAGTTCCGCTTCGTCGGCCGCCCGCAGGTGCACGCGATCGAGCCCACGCCGCGCATCGGCGAGCAGGAGATCCCGACGGTCCTCTACGCGCCCACGTGGGAGGGCGTCAACCAGCACCAGGAGTACTCTTCCCTGCGCGCGATCGGCGTGCAGCTGATCGACGCGCTGCTGGCCGACGGCTCGGTCCGCGTCGTCTACAAGCCGCACCCGTTCACGGGCCAGCGCGACGCGAAGTACCGCGTGGCGCACGCCGTGATCAGCCGCCGCCTCGACGACGCCAAGGCACGCACCGGGATCGACCACCGGGTCGTCACGGGGGGCTCGCTGACCGGCTGGATGAATCAGTCCACGGCGCTCGTCAGCGACATCTCCAGCGTGCTGTCGGACTGGCTCGCCGGCGAGAAGCCCTACGCCGTCTTCAACCACGAGGGCTCCTCGACCAAGCAGTTCCGCGAGGACTACCCCTCCAGCGCCGCGGCCACGATCCTGGGCGCCCAGGCCACGGGCGTGGAGGAGCTCCTCGACGTGGTCACGGGCCGCGGCCCCGACCTGCTCGCGGAGTACCGCTCGAAGCTGGCGACCTACCTGCTCGGCTCGCCCGAGCAGCGCACGCTCGAGGCGTTCCGCGCCGCGGTCACGGCCTTCGTGGAGCGCTCGGACGCCGAGCGCGCGATCTACCGCTGA
- a CDS encoding TrkH family potassium uptake protein, producing the protein MPWRRRFRLPASIAHPVRLLPLTFLSLIVVGTLLLLMPFARAGEEDPSFMDAFFTSASAVTVTGLAVVDTGTYWSPIGQGIIIVLVEIGGIGIIAMTTLLGLFVGGRLGLRTRLAAQTDMHVVSLGDVGPLFKRVAITTLIFQGITAIILTIRYATYYFDSFAYSLWHGVFDAVMAFNNAGFSLHPDSLTSYAGDYAVILPISVAVFAGGVGFPVLAELYQEWRSPKTWTIHTRLTVWGSLALLAIASTMFVVVEWNNAATIGDLSPIDKLVTGIEGGIMPRSGGLNSFDWGQVEPVTLFTAIVMMFIGGGSASTAGGIKITTFLLLAYVILAELRGEEQVRIGSRAINARTIRTALSIALIAVGLVTGGAMALMIVAGVPLSEGLFESTSAFGTVGLSTGLTPELNVAGQLVLIVLMFIGRVGTITAASAFVLRRRVARYHLPEEQPIIG; encoded by the coding sequence GTGCCCTGGCGCCGTCGCTTCCGTCTCCCGGCGTCGATCGCCCACCCCGTGCGATTGCTGCCGCTGACGTTCCTGTCCCTCATCGTGGTCGGCACGCTGCTGCTGCTGATGCCCTTCGCCCGTGCGGGCGAGGAGGACCCGTCGTTCATGGACGCCTTCTTCACGTCGGCGTCCGCCGTCACCGTGACCGGCCTGGCCGTGGTCGACACGGGCACCTACTGGTCGCCGATCGGGCAGGGCATCATCATCGTGCTCGTCGAGATCGGCGGCATCGGCATCATCGCGATGACGACGCTGCTCGGCCTGTTCGTCGGCGGGCGGCTGGGCCTGCGCACGCGGCTGGCGGCCCAGACCGACATGCACGTCGTGAGCCTGGGCGACGTCGGCCCCCTGTTCAAGCGCGTCGCGATCACGACCCTGATCTTCCAGGGCATCACGGCGATCATCCTCACGATCCGCTACGCGACGTATTACTTCGACTCGTTCGCCTACTCGCTGTGGCACGGCGTGTTCGACGCGGTCATGGCGTTCAACAACGCGGGCTTCTCGCTGCACCCCGACAGCCTCACCAGCTACGCGGGCGACTACGCCGTGATCCTGCCGATCTCGGTCGCCGTGTTCGCCGGCGGTGTCGGCTTCCCGGTCCTCGCCGAGCTCTACCAGGAGTGGCGCTCCCCGAAGACGTGGACGATCCACACCCGGCTGACCGTGTGGGGCTCGTTGGCGCTGCTGGCCATCGCCTCCACGATGTTCGTCGTGGTCGAGTGGAACAACGCCGCCACGATCGGCGACCTCAGCCCCATCGACAAGCTGGTCACGGGCATCGAGGGCGGCATCATGCCGCGGTCGGGCGGCCTCAACAGCTTCGACTGGGGCCAGGTCGAGCCCGTCACGCTCTTCACCGCGATCGTCATGATGTTCATCGGCGGCGGCAGCGCCTCCACGGCGGGCGGCATCAAGATCACCACGTTCCTGCTGCTGGCGTACGTCATCCTGGCCGAGCTGCGCGGCGAGGAGCAGGTGCGGATCGGCTCGCGCGCGATCAACGCGCGCACGATCCGCACGGCGCTCAGCATCGCGCTCATCGCCGTCGGCCTCGTCACGGGCGGCGCGATGGCCCTCATGATCGTCGCGGGCGTCCCGCTGTCGGAAGGACTCTTCGAGTCGACGTCCGCGTTCGGCACCGTGGGCCTGTCCACGGGCCTGACCCCCGAGCTCAACGTCGCGGGCCAGCTCGTCCTCATCGTCTTGATGTTCATCGGCCGAGTCGGCACCATTACGGCAGCCTCGGCGTTCGTGCTGCGGCGCCGCGTCGCCAGGTATCACCTTCCCGAGGAGCAACCGATCATTGGCTAA
- a CDS encoding potassium channel family protein: MANNDPLTAPVLVVGLGRFGSAVARSLVRLGHDVLGVDEDAALVQRFASEFTHVVSADTTDTEALRQIGAEQFDRAVVGIGTDIEASVLTVLSLVELGVSEVWAKAINAKHARILERVGATHVVRPESAMGERVAHMVTGAMIDYIEFDDGFSIARTRAPKLAAGRTLLESQLRAKFGVTVVGVKRRGEDFTYARPETSIEATDELIVSGPTRKVETFCALGNS, encoded by the coding sequence TTGGCTAACAACGACCCCCTCACCGCCCCGGTCCTGGTCGTCGGCCTGGGCCGCTTCGGCTCGGCCGTCGCGCGCTCGCTGGTCCGCCTCGGCCACGACGTCCTCGGCGTCGACGAGGACGCCGCGCTCGTGCAGCGCTTCGCCAGCGAGTTCACGCACGTCGTCTCCGCCGACACCACGGACACCGAGGCGCTGCGCCAGATCGGCGCCGAGCAGTTCGACCGCGCCGTCGTGGGCATCGGCACCGACATCGAGGCCAGCGTCCTGACCGTGCTGAGCCTCGTCGAGCTCGGCGTCTCGGAGGTGTGGGCCAAGGCCATCAACGCCAAGCACGCCCGGATCCTCGAGCGCGTCGGCGCCACCCACGTGGTGCGTCCCGAGTCGGCGATGGGCGAGCGCGTGGCGCACATGGTCACCGGCGCGATGATCGACTACATCGAGTTCGACGACGGCTTCTCGATCGCGCGCACGCGCGCGCCGAAGCTGGCCGCCGGGCGCACGCTGCTGGAGTCGCAGCTGCGGGCGAAGTTCGGCGTCACCGTCGTCGGCGTCAAGCGGCGCGGCGAGGACTTCACGTACGCCCGCCCCGAGACCTCGATCGAGGCGACCGACGAGCTGATCGTCTCCGGTCCCACCCGCAAGGTGGAGACCTTCTGTGCCCTCGGCAACTCCTGA
- the leuS gene encoding leucine--tRNA ligase has product MSNQDTQEGAAADGAAHRYTSAYAGRIETAWQDRWETEGTFEAPNPVGDLALDDDRHNAGGSKYFLMDMFPYPSGAGLHVGHPLGYIATDVVGRFRRMQGDNVLHALGYDAFGLPAEIYAVQTGRHPRETTLENIANMRRQLRRLGLAHDARRSFATIEPEFMRWTQWIFLQIFNSWYDPEQGKARPISELIEQLGTDDPAVIDQHRLAYISESPVNWCPGLGTVLANEEVTAEGRSERGNFPVFKRSLRQWQMRITAYADRLIDDLDRVDWPEPVKLMQRNWIGRSHGAQVRFESAAGPIEVFTTRPDTLFGATYMVLAPEHPMVDRLAAETWPEAVDERWTGGAPDPVAAIAQYRRTAAAKSDVERQENKEKTGVFTGSFATNPVNGEAVPVFIADYVLMGYGTGAIMAVPGHDERDFEFATELSLRITPVVQAPEDEVLPWTGAGVAINSDNTGVFGDEGVSLDGLTVDDAKAAIIAWLEQRGVGEGTTTYRLRDWLFSRQRYWGEPFPIVYDEDGRAIALPESMLPVELPEVPDYSPKTFEADDATSEPEPPLARVPEWVEVELDLGDGPKRYRRETNTMPNWAGSSWYELRYTDPHNANVLADPQNERYWLGPKAPGETGGVDLYVGGVEHAVLHLLYARFWHKVMFDLGHVSSEEPFHRLFNQGYIQAYAFTDERGTYVPADEVEERDGGWFHEGKPVNREYGKMGKSLKNVVTPDEMYEAYGADTFRVYEMSMGPLDVSRPWETRAVVGSQRFLQRVWRLVVDEETGEVVADDTEPDTASLRALHQAIAGVTEDMGELRFNTAIAKLIELTNHLTKSSVRSRTIIEPLVLMLAPLAPHLAEELWSRLGHEDTLTYEPWPVADEQYLVQDLVTCVVQIQGKVRGKLEVAADISDEDLTALALAEPNVVRTIDGREIRKVIVRAPKLVSIVV; this is encoded by the coding sequence GTGAGCAACCAGGACACCCAGGAGGGCGCGGCAGCCGACGGCGCCGCACACCGGTACACCAGCGCGTACGCCGGCCGCATCGAGACGGCGTGGCAGGACCGCTGGGAGACCGAGGGCACGTTCGAGGCCCCCAACCCGGTCGGTGACCTCGCGCTCGACGACGACCGCCACAACGCCGGCGGCTCGAAGTACTTCCTGATGGACATGTTCCCGTACCCCTCGGGCGCCGGCCTGCACGTCGGCCACCCGCTGGGCTACATCGCCACCGACGTCGTCGGCCGCTTCCGCCGCATGCAGGGCGACAACGTGCTGCACGCCCTCGGCTACGACGCGTTCGGCCTGCCCGCCGAGATCTACGCCGTCCAGACCGGTCGCCACCCGCGCGAGACCACGCTGGAGAACATCGCCAACATGCGGCGCCAGCTGCGCCGCCTGGGCCTGGCCCATGACGCGCGCCGCTCGTTCGCCACGATCGAGCCCGAGTTCATGCGCTGGACGCAGTGGATCTTCCTGCAGATCTTCAACTCCTGGTACGACCCCGAGCAGGGCAAGGCCCGCCCCATCAGCGAGCTGATCGAGCAGCTGGGCACCGACGACCCCGCCGTGATCGACCAGCACCGCCTGGCCTACATCAGCGAGTCCCCGGTCAACTGGTGCCCGGGGCTGGGCACGGTGCTGGCGAACGAGGAGGTCACGGCCGAGGGTCGCAGCGAGCGCGGCAACTTCCCGGTCTTCAAGCGCAGCCTGCGCCAGTGGCAGATGCGCATCACCGCCTACGCCGACCGCCTCATCGACGACCTCGATCGCGTCGACTGGCCCGAGCCGGTCAAGCTCATGCAGCGCAACTGGATCGGCCGCTCGCACGGCGCCCAGGTGCGCTTCGAGTCGGCCGCGGGCCCGATCGAGGTCTTCACCACGCGCCCCGACACGCTGTTCGGCGCCACCTACATGGTGCTCGCGCCCGAGCACCCGATGGTCGACCGGCTGGCCGCCGAGACGTGGCCCGAGGCGGTCGACGAGCGCTGGACCGGCGGTGCGCCCGACCCGGTCGCCGCGATCGCGCAGTACCGCCGCACGGCCGCGGCGAAGTCCGACGTCGAGCGCCAGGAGAACAAGGAGAAGACGGGCGTCTTCACCGGCTCCTTCGCCACCAACCCGGTCAACGGCGAGGCCGTCCCGGTCTTCATCGCCGACTACGTCCTCATGGGCTACGGCACGGGCGCGATCATGGCCGTGCCCGGCCACGACGAGCGCGACTTCGAGTTCGCCACCGAGCTGAGCCTGCGCATCACGCCGGTGGTCCAGGCGCCCGAGGACGAGGTCCTGCCCTGGACGGGTGCGGGCGTCGCGATCAACTCCGACAACACCGGCGTGTTCGGCGACGAGGGCGTGAGCCTCGACGGCCTGACGGTCGACGACGCGAAGGCCGCGATCATCGCGTGGCTCGAGCAGCGCGGCGTCGGCGAGGGCACCACCACCTACCGCCTGCGCGACTGGCTGTTCAGCCGCCAGCGCTACTGGGGCGAGCCGTTCCCGATCGTCTACGACGAGGACGGCCGCGCGATCGCGCTGCCCGAGTCGATGCTGCCGGTCGAGCTGCCCGAGGTGCCCGACTACTCGCCGAAGACCTTCGAGGCCGACGACGCCACGAGCGAGCCCGAGCCGCCGCTGGCGCGCGTGCCCGAGTGGGTCGAGGTCGAGCTGGACCTCGGCGACGGCCCGAAGCGCTACCGCCGCGAGACCAACACGATGCCCAACTGGGCCGGCTCCAGCTGGTACGAGCTGCGCTACACCGATCCGCACAACGCGAACGTCCTCGCGGATCCGCAGAACGAGCGCTACTGGCTCGGCCCGAAGGCGCCCGGCGAGACCGGCGGTGTCGACCTCTACGTCGGCGGCGTCGAGCACGCGGTGCTGCACCTGCTGTACGCGCGCTTCTGGCACAAGGTGATGTTCGACCTCGGCCACGTGAGCAGTGAGGAGCCGTTCCACCGCCTGTTCAACCAGGGCTACATCCAGGCGTACGCCTTCACCGACGAGCGCGGCACCTACGTGCCCGCCGACGAGGTCGAGGAGCGCGACGGCGGCTGGTTCCACGAGGGCAAGCCCGTCAACCGCGAATACGGGAAGATGGGCAAGAGCCTCAAGAACGTCGTCACGCCCGACGAGATGTACGAGGCCTACGGCGCCGACACGTTCCGCGTGTACGAGATGAGCATGGGCCCGCTGGACGTCTCGCGTCCCTGGGAGACCCGCGCGGTCGTCGGCTCGCAGCGCTTCCTCCAGCGCGTGTGGCGCCTCGTCGTGGACGAGGAGACGGGCGAGGTCGTCGCCGACGACACCGAGCCCGACACCGCGTCGCTGCGCGCCCTGCACCAGGCCATCGCCGGCGTCACCGAGGACATGGGCGAGCTGCGGTTCAACACCGCGATCGCCAAGCTCATCGAGCTGACGAACCACCTGACCAAGTCGTCGGTGCGCTCGCGCACGATCATCGAGCCGCTCGTGCTGATGCTGGCCCCGCTGGCCCCGCACCTGGCCGAGGAGCTGTGGTCGCGCCTGGGCCACGAGGACACGCTCACCTACGAGCCGTGGCCCGTCGCCGACGAGCAGTACCTCGTCCAGGACCTGGTCACGTGCGTCGTGCAGATCCAGGGCAAGGTGCGCGGCAAGCTCGAGGTGGCCGCCGACATCAGCGACGAGGACCTCACGGCCCTCGCGCTGGCCGAGCCGAACGTGGTCCGCACGATCGACGGCCGCGAGATCCGCAAGGTCATCGTCCGCGCCCCCAAGCTCGTCAGCATCGTCGTCTGA